A single Quadrisphaera setariae DNA region contains:
- a CDS encoding class I SAM-dependent methyltransferase, translating into MRSNTDRSARTAFDAVADAYEAARPRFPAEQVARVLRWAGVEPGQRVLEVGAGTGQLTRALLGAGHPVLAVEPGRQMAGRLRTLDGTGALRVEQAHLGEVDLRGEAFPVVVAANSFHWLDPAVEHPVVAEALEPGGRLLLLWTFLLSRDDAVATLAADPVVGPELGFLDVRPDAEEHLERTARDGRAELDAAGLFRVDAWQFDRRTETRDATGLVALVRSFANVAALPPERRAALEQRVADVLADGSQRDVSLDVLTCAVLASGAADLSAG; encoded by the coding sequence ATGAGGTCGAACACGGACCGCAGCGCCCGCACCGCCTTCGACGCGGTGGCCGACGCCTACGAGGCCGCCCGCCCGCGGTTCCCCGCCGAGCAGGTGGCGCGGGTCCTGCGGTGGGCGGGTGTCGAGCCCGGGCAGCGGGTGCTGGAGGTCGGGGCGGGCACCGGGCAGCTGACCAGGGCGCTGCTCGGTGCGGGTCACCCGGTGCTGGCCGTCGAGCCGGGCCGGCAGATGGCCGGGCGGCTGCGCACCCTCGACGGCACCGGTGCGCTGCGTGTGGAGCAGGCGCACCTCGGCGAGGTGGACCTGCGCGGAGAGGCCTTCCCGGTGGTCGTCGCCGCGAACAGCTTCCACTGGCTCGACCCCGCCGTGGAGCACCCCGTGGTGGCGGAGGCCCTCGAACCCGGGGGCCGGCTCCTGCTCCTGTGGACCTTCCTCCTCTCGCGCGACGACGCGGTCGCGACGCTCGCGGCAGACCCAGTCGTGGGGCCGGAGCTGGGCTTCCTCGACGTGCGACCTGACGCGGAGGAGCACCTGGAGCGCACCGCCCGCGACGGGCGGGCCGAGCTGGACGCCGCGGGCCTGTTCCGCGTGGACGCGTGGCAGTTCGACCGCCGGACCGAGACCCGCGACGCGACGGGACTGGTGGCGCTCGTCCGCTCCTTCGCCAACGTCGCCGCGCTGCCTCCGGAACGGAGGGCGGCGCTCGAGCAGCGGGTGGCCGACGTCCTGGCCGACGGCTCGCAGCGCGACGTCTCGCTCGACGTGCTGACCTGCGCCGTCCTCGCGTCGGGGGCCGCCGACCTCAGCGCGGGGTGA
- a CDS encoding luciferase domain-containing protein: MDLALRSDPRPTTSEEGPHRQLDQQAPPELWGRLVAEVFALPHVREGHSQVSPASSRAVLFDDLDAVADASTSLAPLPPLEPVHLHGVSDTSLHLCLPSERAREVCDLGWGEPHEYADHDTEVMLYGPRTEAELAVVLALVRESLRFARGADR; encoded by the coding sequence GTGGACCTCGCGCTGCGCTCAGACCCTCGACCGACCACCTCCGAGGAGGGCCCCCACCGCCAGCTCGACCAGCAGGCGCCTCCGGAGCTGTGGGGGCGCCTGGTGGCCGAGGTCTTCGCACTGCCGCACGTGCGGGAGGGGCACAGCCAGGTGTCGCCGGCGTCATCGCGCGCTGTGCTCTTCGACGACCTGGACGCGGTGGCCGACGCCTCGACGTCGTTGGCGCCCCTGCCTCCGCTGGAGCCCGTGCACCTCCACGGCGTCAGCGACACGAGCCTGCACCTGTGCCTGCCGAGCGAGCGGGCCCGCGAGGTCTGCGACCTGGGCTGGGGCGAGCCGCACGAGTACGCCGACCACGACACGGAGGTGATGCTCTACGGGCCGCGCACCGAGGCCGAGCTCGCTGTGGTGCTCGCCCTGGTGAGGGAGAGCCTGAGGTTCGCGCGCGGTGCCGACCGCTGA
- a CDS encoding suppressor of fused domain protein → MTEHAHAEHDDADHDADAAPGWDAVEAAVQSVTAVEPVHFAVGGLPDAGGVYAVDGYRTADGWLLVTLGLSELFEKTSDDPATSGWGLELTLRLPAALDEEQPPEWALRLLVRLGDHIDETGSVVGDGHRFDPGGPITGNPDTRLRALAFALDPELGGVDTPHGHLDFIRVVGITADELARMQATRTRQVLDELQRSPAVGPLMLTDPGR, encoded by the coding sequence GTGACGGAGCACGCACACGCAGAGCACGACGACGCCGACCACGACGCCGACGCAGCCCCCGGCTGGGACGCCGTCGAGGCCGCGGTGCAGTCGGTCACCGCAGTGGAGCCCGTCCACTTCGCGGTCGGCGGCCTCCCAGACGCAGGGGGCGTCTACGCCGTCGACGGGTACCGCACCGCCGACGGGTGGCTGCTGGTCACGCTCGGCCTGAGCGAGCTGTTCGAGAAGACCAGCGACGACCCGGCCACCAGCGGCTGGGGCCTGGAGCTCACGCTGCGCCTCCCCGCCGCCCTCGACGAGGAGCAGCCACCCGAGTGGGCGCTGAGGCTGCTGGTGCGTCTGGGCGACCACATCGACGAGACCGGATCCGTGGTGGGGGACGGGCACCGCTTCGACCCGGGAGGTCCGATCACGGGCAACCCCGACACCCGTCTGAGGGCCCTGGCGTTCGCGCTCGACCCCGAGCTCGGAGGGGTGGACACCCCGCACGGGCACCTCGACTTCATCCGCGTCGTCGGCATCACGGCGGACGAGCTCGCCCGCATGCAGGCCACCCGCACGCGACAGGTGCTCGACGAGCTGCAGCGCTCCCCCGCCGTCGGCCCGCTGATGCTCACCGACCCCGGCCGCTGA
- a CDS encoding DUF2207 domain-containing protein has product MSSDPVLQLATPAELGALHLRHAQRRHLAATVLDLAARGHLRVDDAGNDPTLGYALDWYLLLPGEAPPVGLDATDLAQVRTAHPQHEPWPALDRGAPRPGSADTLRSHERLLLTLVADTPNRLLSRVRAHADVPRVLAALDDDVVERGWFAPSAHALPVGLLEHLRGVHAGRRRTRSGDEVAAQLRAARSVLKAHRPEAAALVELLPTAVALGLLDLWTAHLGQLRPPTPAWFAPGRSTTARGWLGVCGVAMAMSLEPPPGGGAGSAAFGQTNP; this is encoded by the coding sequence GTGAGCAGCGACCCGGTCCTGCAGCTGGCGACACCGGCTGAGCTGGGCGCCCTCCACCTGCGGCACGCCCAGCGGAGGCACCTCGCCGCCACCGTGCTCGACCTGGCCGCTCGCGGGCACCTCCGGGTGGACGACGCAGGCAACGACCCGACGCTCGGCTACGCCCTGGACTGGTACCTCCTGCTGCCGGGAGAGGCGCCACCGGTCGGCCTGGATGCCACCGACCTCGCGCAGGTCCGCACCGCCCATCCGCAGCACGAGCCGTGGCCCGCCCTCGACCGAGGGGCGCCTCGCCCGGGAAGCGCGGACACCCTCCGCTCGCACGAGCGGCTGCTGCTGACCCTCGTCGCGGACACTCCCAACCGGCTCCTGTCTCGGGTGCGCGCCCACGCCGACGTCCCGCGGGTGCTGGCTGCCCTGGACGACGACGTCGTCGAGCGCGGGTGGTTCGCGCCGAGCGCGCACGCGCTGCCCGTGGGACTGCTCGAGCACCTCCGAGGCGTGCACGCAGGACGACGACGCACCCGCTCCGGCGACGAGGTCGCTGCGCAGCTGAGGGCTGCCCGGTCGGTCCTGAAGGCGCACCGCCCGGAGGCGGCGGCCCTCGTCGAGCTGCTCCCGACCGCGGTGGCGCTCGGGCTGCTCGACCTCTGGACGGCGCACCTCGGTCAGCTGCGCCCTCCGACGCCGGCGTGGTTCGCGCCGGGACGCTCGACCACCGCACGCGGATGGCTCGGCGTGTGCGGTGTGGCGATGGCGATGTCCCTGGAGCCCCCTCCCGGAGGCGGGGCCGGGTCAGCTGCCTTCGGACAGACGAACCCCTGA
- a CDS encoding LacI family DNA-binding transcriptional regulator, with amino-acid sequence MSGTRKMTVHDVAARAHVSAQTVSRVVNGSPHVSAAMRALVQRAVDELGYVPDPAARSLRTGRSRRIGVLTHQLTATGPIGNTAAALAELRAAGYELDVVPLPDDVGDDEGAAVRAVREAMSGFSRTACSVMALAQTERIRDAVLAVDMGLPVYVDEHLGRGTVDRPGAEDLVGRAAAGHLVALGHRGVAHLPGPAGSLSGRYRAETFTEALAAHGVPCATWTPGDWSAGSGYRIATTADLTGVTAVFVCNDAMALGVLRALRERGVGVPGEVSVLGVDDLPESEHTSPSLSSVHHDTAAEGRLAARVLLADLTSGARPDPAEHLRVEVRARESTAAVGVARRRGDR; translated from the coding sequence GTGAGCGGCACGCGCAAGATGACCGTGCACGACGTCGCTGCCCGCGCGCACGTCTCCGCGCAGACCGTCTCGCGGGTGGTCAACGGCTCGCCCCACGTCTCAGCAGCTATGCGGGCGCTGGTGCAGCGGGCGGTCGACGAGCTCGGCTACGTGCCCGACCCTGCCGCGCGCTCCCTGCGAACGGGCCGCAGCCGGCGCATCGGCGTCCTCACCCACCAGCTCACCGCGACCGGTCCGATCGGCAACACCGCGGCAGCTCTCGCCGAGCTGCGCGCTGCCGGCTACGAGCTCGATGTGGTGCCCCTGCCCGACGACGTCGGCGACGACGAGGGAGCCGCCGTGCGAGCCGTGCGCGAGGCGATGTCCGGCTTCTCCAGAACGGCGTGCTCGGTGATGGCGCTCGCGCAGACCGAGCGCATCAGAGACGCGGTGCTCGCCGTCGACATGGGACTGCCGGTGTACGTCGACGAGCACCTCGGGCGCGGGACGGTGGACCGCCCGGGCGCGGAGGACCTCGTCGGACGGGCCGCGGCCGGGCACCTGGTCGCACTCGGTCACCGCGGTGTCGCGCACCTGCCCGGCCCGGCGGGGTCGCTGTCGGGGCGCTACCGCGCCGAGACCTTCACCGAGGCGCTCGCGGCGCACGGCGTGCCGTGCGCGACGTGGACCCCGGGTGATTGGTCAGCGGGTTCGGGCTACCGCATCGCCACCACCGCGGACCTCACCGGGGTGACCGCCGTGTTCGTCTGCAACGACGCGATGGCTCTTGGCGTGCTGCGGGCGCTGCGCGAGCGCGGCGTGGGCGTGCCCGGTGAGGTGTCCGTCCTGGGCGTCGACGACCTGCCGGAGTCGGAGCACACCTCTCCCTCCCTCAGCTCCGTGCACCACGACACCGCCGCCGAGGGCCGGTTGGCCGCGCGCGTGCTCCTGGCCGACCTGACGAGTGGCGCACGGCCGGACCCGGCGGAGCACCTGCGCGTGGAGGTGCGCGCGCGGGAGAGCACGGCGGCTGTCGGGGTGGCCCGGCGAAGAGGTGATCGTTAA
- a CDS encoding MFS transporter, with amino-acid sequence MSQHSTAGGFDRNARVAIATEGLWALFGTPALFYVAVYMTTGGLSAAQAGLLISVGTYLGCVWQLFAGAITDRWGRRWTTTVFDLLSWVLPMLVWACAQDVWWFLAGWVLNSAAKVVGVSFGLLAVEDSPEHVRARIFAALKLIALLAGLFVPLVGLAITRWGPETAFRWLFGIGGVSMLAHVVVRHVLVRETRAGAEAMAAHRPAGLRTGLWVSVTAVVRACQRGGARRVVVVYVATTLASQLTLFQALFLTDALAVSPLWVSAVPAVGALASLACYLGVMPRWDRRLSAGRATAWALVVAVAGWTLFAALPAAPPVAVVVIAAGVAAAGPFLLESYRDAVVVAAAEPDRTASFYAAVQTAASFAAVPVGLVAGTLYDWSPRGPLALSAVLYAVALMAALPATFGQRPQGSV; translated from the coding sequence GTGAGCCAGCACTCCACCGCCGGCGGCTTCGACCGCAACGCACGGGTCGCCATCGCGACCGAGGGGCTGTGGGCGCTCTTCGGCACCCCCGCCCTGTTCTACGTGGCCGTCTACATGACGACCGGCGGCCTCAGCGCCGCACAGGCGGGGCTGCTCATCTCGGTCGGCACCTACCTCGGCTGCGTGTGGCAGTTGTTCGCCGGTGCCATCACCGACCGGTGGGGACGGCGGTGGACCACGACCGTCTTCGACCTCCTCTCCTGGGTGCTGCCGATGCTGGTGTGGGCCTGCGCGCAGGACGTGTGGTGGTTCCTCGCCGGGTGGGTGCTCAACTCCGCGGCGAAGGTGGTCGGCGTCTCCTTCGGGCTGCTGGCCGTGGAGGACTCCCCCGAGCACGTCCGGGCCCGGATCTTCGCGGCGCTGAAGCTGATCGCGCTGCTCGCAGGTCTGTTCGTGCCCCTCGTCGGCCTGGCCATCACTCGGTGGGGACCCGAGACGGCCTTCCGGTGGCTGTTCGGCATCGGCGGTGTCTCGATGCTGGCGCACGTCGTCGTCCGGCACGTCCTCGTCAGGGAGACGCGCGCGGGTGCGGAGGCGATGGCGGCCCACCGGCCGGCGGGGTTGAGGACTGGCCTGTGGGTGAGCGTGACCGCGGTGGTGCGCGCCTGCCAGCGCGGCGGGGCTCGACGAGTGGTGGTGGTCTACGTGGCGACGACGCTGGCCTCCCAGCTGACCCTGTTCCAGGCGCTCTTCCTCACCGACGCGCTGGCCGTCTCGCCGCTGTGGGTCAGCGCGGTGCCCGCAGTGGGCGCGCTGGCGTCGCTGGCCTGCTACCTCGGGGTGATGCCGCGGTGGGACAGGCGCCTGTCCGCGGGCCGCGCCACCGCGTGGGCGCTGGTGGTCGCGGTCGCCGGGTGGACGCTGTTCGCGGCGCTGCCTGCTGCGCCGCCGGTCGCCGTCGTCGTCATCGCGGCGGGGGTGGCCGCTGCGGGACCGTTCCTGCTGGAGTCCTACCGCGACGCGGTGGTGGTCGCCGCGGCCGAGCCAGATCGCACCGCCAGCTTCTACGCGGCGGTGCAGACAGCGGCGAGCTTCGCGGCGGTGCCCGTGGGACTGGTCGCGGGGACGCTGTACGACTGGTCGCCCCGGGGACCACTGGCGCTGTCGGCGGTCCTGTACGCGGTGGCGCTGATGGCCGCGCTGCCCGCGACGTTCGGGCAGCGCCCTCAGGGATCGGTCTGA
- a CDS encoding AAA family ATPase, with amino-acid sequence MTTAPASSIDGSRGCLILSGVPGAGKSTVSALVARALPRCAVVNADALAMMVRSGWVGPADEPADEARAQLVLRARGACLLAGSFSEAGFFPVIDHVVADAAMLDAMLGWLAPSPVWLVTLAPDLTTSARRNEERPVEEQIDYDISGLDARIREELRDRGWYFDTSALDAAATARRILDEVPRRAVVLRG; translated from the coding sequence GTGACCACTGCACCTGCCTCGTCCATCGACGGGTCCCGCGGCTGCCTCATCCTCTCCGGGGTTCCGGGTGCGGGGAAGTCCACCGTCTCCGCGCTGGTCGCGCGGGCGCTGCCCCGCTGCGCGGTCGTCAACGCCGACGCCCTGGCGATGATGGTCCGCAGCGGGTGGGTCGGGCCCGCCGACGAGCCCGCTGACGAGGCACGGGCCCAGCTGGTGCTCCGCGCCCGTGGAGCGTGCCTGCTGGCCGGGTCCTTCTCCGAGGCGGGCTTCTTCCCCGTCATCGACCACGTGGTGGCTGACGCCGCGATGCTCGACGCGATGCTGGGGTGGCTGGCACCGTCGCCGGTGTGGCTGGTCACGCTGGCACCGGACCTGACGACCTCCGCACGCCGCAACGAGGAGCGGCCCGTGGAGGAGCAGATCGACTACGACATCTCGGGACTCGACGCCAGGATCCGGGAGGAGCTCCGCGACCGGGGCTGGTACTTCGACACCTCGGCTCTGGACGCCGCGGCCACAGCGCGGCGCATCCTCGACGAAGTACCCCGGCGAGCAGTGGTGCTGCGGGGCTGA
- a CDS encoding GNAT family N-acetyltransferase, which yields MEEHVDLVTSAATVRLRRAAAGDVRQVVALPADDQLGASRDRAADVRELEPYLSAFEAIDADPAHLLLVAVAVSHGDDDDRCGDVVATMQLSFLPGLARRGALRAQLEAVRVAAAHRSSGLGTAMVGWAAEEARRRGCALVQLTTDKRRTDAHRFYERLGFAATHEGMKLHLR from the coding sequence GTGGAGGAACACGTCGATCTGGTGACCTCGGCCGCGACCGTGCGGCTGCGCCGGGCAGCAGCGGGCGACGTCCGGCAGGTCGTAGCCCTGCCCGCGGACGACCAGCTCGGTGCCTCGCGAGACCGTGCTGCGGACGTACGCGAGCTGGAGCCGTACCTGAGTGCCTTCGAGGCCATCGACGCAGACCCAGCGCACCTGCTGCTGGTGGCCGTGGCGGTCTCGCACGGGGATGACGACGACCGCTGCGGAGATGTGGTGGCCACGATGCAGCTGAGCTTCCTGCCGGGGCTCGCTCGTCGTGGAGCGCTGCGCGCCCAGCTCGAGGCGGTGCGCGTGGCGGCTGCTCACCGGTCCAGCGGACTCGGGACGGCGATGGTCGGATGGGCGGCGGAGGAGGCGCGCCGACGAGGTTGCGCCCTGGTCCAGTTGACCACCGACAAGCGGCGCACCGATGCCCACCGCTTCTACGAGCGCCTCGGGTTCGCTGCTACGCACGAAGGCATGAAGCTCCACCTCCGGTGA
- a CDS encoding GNAT family N-acetyltransferase, whose product MASSTQVPLPAPRAAVPADADEVLRLAAVMYAAMGVVVVPEWYEVARTSLLSRLGEDVAVVVVDDATRPGALAACGAGVTSQRLPGPTNLTARVGYLQWVCTDEAWRRRGLARAVTTALLEDFRRRDVWAVELHATPDGEGLYRSLGFTEGPNPGLRLRLL is encoded by the coding sequence GTGGCCTCCTCGACCCAGGTTCCGCTCCCAGCACCGCGAGCCGCTGTACCCGCCGATGCCGACGAAGTGCTCCGCCTCGCCGCGGTGATGTACGCGGCGATGGGGGTTGTCGTCGTCCCCGAGTGGTACGAGGTCGCCCGTACGAGTCTGCTGAGCCGGCTCGGTGAGGACGTGGCGGTGGTCGTCGTCGACGATGCGACTCGTCCCGGCGCCCTCGCGGCCTGCGGGGCAGGTGTGACGTCACAGCGACTGCCCGGCCCCACGAACCTGACGGCGCGCGTCGGCTACCTGCAGTGGGTCTGCACCGACGAGGCGTGGAGGAGGCGTGGGCTCGCCCGCGCCGTGACGACCGCGCTCCTCGAGGACTTCCGCCGCCGCGACGTCTGGGCTGTCGAGCTGCACGCGACTCCGGACGGCGAAGGGTTGTACCGCTCGCTCGGCTTCACCGAGGGTCCCAATCCCGGCCTGCGCCTGCGGCTGCTGTGA
- a CDS encoding aminoglycoside phosphotransferase family protein, which yields MDPAAVTVTPALAEATARSGDPARARWLAELPHRVADVADRWRLHLGAPFEPGGTSSWVAPALDVHGRDAVLKAAWTHAESRDEAAGLAVWAGRGAVEVFAHAVEEQTTVVLVERCRPGVELRTRPVEEQHRVVGDLVRQLHAVPLPADHGFRTLQQMCVAWGEQARAGYERAPSALDPGLVGEGLALWDELPRTAAEQALLCTDLHASNVLSAQRSAWLVVDPKPYVGDRCYDLVQHLLNCDRELHTDPRGLVRAVAGAAGLDDRRVVQWLFARCVQESWRWPVLAPVAQALSAAALG from the coding sequence GTGGACCCGGCCGCGGTGACGGTGACCCCAGCGCTCGCCGAGGCGACGGCTCGCAGCGGTGACCCGGCTCGCGCTCGGTGGCTGGCGGAGCTGCCGCACCGGGTGGCTGACGTCGCGGACCGCTGGCGCCTCCACCTCGGTGCCCCCTTCGAGCCCGGTGGGACCTCGTCCTGGGTGGCGCCGGCGCTCGACGTCCACGGGCGCGACGCCGTGCTCAAGGCCGCCTGGACCCACGCGGAGAGCCGTGACGAGGCAGCCGGTCTCGCGGTGTGGGCCGGGCGCGGCGCCGTCGAGGTGTTCGCGCACGCCGTGGAGGAGCAGACGACGGTGGTGCTGGTGGAGCGCTGCCGTCCCGGGGTGGAGCTGCGCACGCGTCCCGTCGAGGAGCAGCACCGCGTGGTGGGCGACCTCGTCCGCCAGCTGCACGCCGTCCCGCTGCCCGCCGACCACGGCTTCCGCACGCTGCAGCAGATGTGCGTGGCGTGGGGCGAGCAGGCCCGCGCCGGGTACGAGCGCGCCCCGAGCGCCCTCGACCCGGGCCTGGTGGGTGAGGGCCTCGCGCTGTGGGACGAGCTTCCGCGCACCGCGGCCGAGCAGGCGCTGCTCTGCACCGACCTGCACGCCAGCAACGTGCTCTCCGCCCAGCGGTCCGCGTGGCTGGTCGTCGACCCCAAGCCGTACGTCGGCGATCGCTGCTACGACCTCGTGCAGCACCTCCTCAACTGCGACCGCGAGCTGCACACCGACCCACGGGGGCTCGTGCGCGCCGTGGCAGGGGCTGCCGGGCTGGACGATCGACGCGTGGTGCAGTGGCTGTTCGCCCGCTGCGTGCAGGAGAGCTGGCGGTGGCCGGTGCTCGCTCCGGTGGCGCAGGCGCTCAGCGCTGCTGCGCTGGGGTAG
- a CDS encoding putative quinol monooxygenase — protein MDGVRLTGQLVCRTDDDVRVVTEHLPEHVRLTRAEPGCRRFDVVLSGDGLTWQVEEAFDGPDAFRAHQARVSTSRWGRATAHLERRYAVEGMDR, from the coding sequence GTGGACGGCGTGCGACTCACGGGGCAGCTGGTCTGCCGCACCGACGACGACGTCCGCGTCGTCACCGAGCACCTCCCCGAGCACGTCCGGCTGACGAGGGCGGAGCCCGGGTGCCGCAGGTTCGACGTCGTCCTCAGCGGCGACGGCCTCACCTGGCAGGTCGAGGAGGCGTTCGACGGTCCGGACGCCTTCCGCGCCCATCAGGCCCGCGTCTCGACGAGCCGGTGGGGCCGGGCGACCGCCCACCTGGAGCGCCGGTACGCGGTGGAGGGGATGGACCGATGA
- a CDS encoding DJ-1/PfpI family protein: MSPSAGGRHIGIVLFDGVEELDAVGPYEVLAYWTRNHPDDGWSVSCLSHDGAPVTGAKGLVMGAHSSFADAPVMEVLLHPGGQGTRPQLHDEAHLAWVRAQRAAVPLMTSVCTGSLVYAAAGLLTGRPATTHWASLDHLGRLDPTVDVRPDERFVDDGDVITSAGVSAGIDMALHLVARLAGVERARQVRRGIQYDPAPPV; encoded by the coding sequence ATGAGCCCCTCGGCCGGTGGTCGCCACATCGGCATCGTCCTGTTCGACGGCGTGGAGGAGCTCGACGCCGTCGGGCCGTACGAGGTGCTGGCCTACTGGACGCGCAACCACCCCGACGACGGGTGGTCGGTCTCGTGCCTGTCCCACGACGGGGCACCCGTCACCGGCGCCAAGGGCCTGGTCATGGGCGCCCACTCCTCCTTCGCGGACGCCCCCGTCATGGAGGTGCTGCTGCACCCCGGCGGTCAGGGCACCCGTCCGCAGCTGCACGACGAGGCGCACCTGGCCTGGGTCCGCGCACAGCGCGCCGCCGTGCCGCTCATGACCAGCGTGTGCACCGGATCGCTCGTCTACGCGGCCGCCGGCCTGCTGACCGGCCGCCCCGCGACCACGCACTGGGCCTCGCTGGACCACCTGGGTCGACTCGACCCGACCGTCGACGTCAGGCCCGACGAGCGCTTCGTGGACGACGGCGACGTCATCACCTCCGCGGGCGTCTCCGCCGGCATCGACATGGCCCTGCACCTGGTCGCGCGGCTCGCCGGCGTGGAACGAGCGCGTCAGGTGCGCCGAGGCATCCAGTACGACCCCGCTCCCCCGGTCTGA
- a CDS encoding PASTA domain-containing protein, with protein sequence MTPTERTTDEPLERRVAQALGARAALKTVEPAALGERLARVHAAAGDGAGATGPAAPAPVVELVGAQDDDAAPKRWRSRLVVAAVASAAAAAVIAAAVLSAVHDGSGAPAPAATSQPSPSSSYPGEEWSGFYGLAHAQWPSDLEGVAQLGDEVVAGSVRMITQLGEVKYWAGFTSDGGVCWKVVGPGADEGACAPEAALAKPVEVSDGSVAPRVWLVPAGAPDAETEPLTAEGVVPYVHGVWVEARAATPPVDRYAQLRAAPTAADERAAGFEYAGINAIVPGSLRLLHEGEEGTYVVGALPLGKFCFFDFVPGVAGSTCQSPQQLAGEGTMVSIEDQESNDLATAWLVPDDLDTSGWPALGRRQLAENLWYQREPIPPHTPEPVRSLTPEEEQALREQTKVAAQQAATGGFIAPDVVGLTQAEATWVLDRYHIPVSEVTVRDAGSAPSGMVVKATPGTDEQAPEGTGVHLFVFVAK encoded by the coding sequence ATGACCCCGACCGAGCGCACGACCGACGAGCCGCTGGAGCGTCGGGTCGCGCAGGCGCTCGGCGCCCGAGCCGCCCTCAAGACCGTCGAGCCCGCGGCGCTGGGGGAGCGCCTGGCTCGCGTGCACGCCGCCGCCGGGGACGGCGCCGGCGCCACCGGTCCGGCTGCGCCGGCCCCGGTCGTCGAGCTGGTGGGAGCTCAGGACGACGACGCCGCGCCGAAGCGCTGGCGGTCGCGCCTGGTGGTCGCGGCGGTGGCGTCCGCCGCGGCGGCGGCCGTCATCGCCGCCGCCGTGCTGAGCGCCGTCCACGACGGCAGCGGTGCGCCGGCCCCGGCGGCCACCTCGCAGCCGTCGCCGTCGTCCTCCTACCCGGGGGAGGAGTGGTCCGGCTTCTACGGACTGGCGCACGCGCAGTGGCCGTCCGACCTGGAGGGCGTCGCGCAGCTCGGAGACGAGGTGGTGGCGGGGTCGGTGCGGATGATCACCCAGCTCGGCGAGGTGAAGTACTGGGCGGGCTTCACCAGCGACGGCGGGGTGTGCTGGAAGGTCGTCGGACCGGGCGCGGACGAGGGCGCCTGCGCCCCGGAGGCCGCGCTGGCGAAGCCGGTGGAGGTCTCCGACGGGTCCGTCGCGCCGCGGGTGTGGCTGGTGCCGGCCGGCGCGCCCGACGCCGAGACCGAGCCCCTGACCGCCGAGGGCGTCGTCCCCTACGTCCACGGGGTGTGGGTGGAGGCGCGCGCGGCGACGCCCCCGGTGGACCGGTACGCGCAGCTGCGCGCTGCACCGACCGCTGCGGACGAGAGGGCGGCGGGGTTCGAGTACGCGGGGATCAACGCGATCGTCCCGGGCTCCCTGAGGCTCCTCCACGAGGGGGAAGAAGGCACGTACGTCGTCGGAGCCCTGCCGCTGGGGAAGTTCTGCTTCTTCGACTTCGTGCCAGGGGTGGCCGGTAGCACGTGCCAGTCGCCGCAGCAGCTGGCAGGTGAAGGGACCATGGTCTCCATCGAGGACCAGGAGTCGAACGACCTCGCGACCGCGTGGCTGGTCCCGGACGACCTCGACACCTCCGGCTGGCCGGCGCTGGGGCGGCGGCAGCTGGCGGAGAACCTCTGGTACCAGCGCGAGCCCATCCCTCCGCACACGCCGGAGCCCGTGAGGTCGCTGACACCCGAGGAGGAGCAGGCGCTGCGCGAGCAGACCAAGGTGGCGGCGCAGCAGGCGGCGACGGGCGGCTTCATCGCTCCCGACGTCGTCGGCCTCACCCAGGCGGAAGCCACGTGGGTCCTGGACCGCTACCACATCCCGGTCAGCGAGGTCACGGTCCGGGACGCCGGGTCAGCCCCCTCGGGGATGGTCGTCAAGGCGACGCCCGGCACCGACGAGCAGGCGCCGGAGGGCACCGGCGTCCACCTCTTCGTCTTCGTCGCGAAGTAG
- a CDS encoding RNA polymerase sigma factor gives MSAVATTQDDDHPPPGPTAEAAPTFDDLFVQRWAATVRLALLLVDDEATAEDVAQEAFTGLLRHWHQLGDPSRAQSYLNRSVVNGARSALRRRRTARAWTPPHAPPDPSAEELALLGDERREVLAAVAALPQRQREVVVLRYWSQLDEAATAEAMGITRGTVKSTALKAMAALHRRLGGPSTSAGDPR, from the coding sequence ATGTCAGCAGTGGCCACCACGCAGGACGACGACCACCCGCCGCCCGGTCCGACGGCAGAGGCGGCGCCGACGTTCGACGACCTGTTCGTCCAGCGGTGGGCCGCCACCGTCCGGCTCGCGCTGCTCCTCGTCGACGACGAGGCCACCGCCGAGGACGTCGCACAGGAGGCGTTCACCGGTCTGCTGCGGCACTGGCACCAGCTCGGCGACCCCAGCCGCGCGCAGTCCTACCTCAACAGGTCGGTGGTCAACGGGGCCCGCTCGGCGCTGCGCCGCCGCCGCACCGCCCGCGCGTGGACCCCGCCGCACGCCCCGCCCGACCCCTCCGCCGAAGAGCTCGCCCTCCTCGGCGACGAGCGCCGCGAGGTGCTCGCTGCCGTCGCCGCCCTCCCGCAGCGCCAGCGCGAGGTGGTGGTGCTGCGCTACTGGTCGCAGCTCGACGAGGCCGCCACCGCGGAGGCCATGGGCATCACCCGCGGCACCGTGAAGTCCACCGCGCTCAAGGCCATGGCCGCGCTGCACCGCCGGCTCGGCGGTCCCTCGACGTCCGCAGGAGACCCGCGATGA